One window of Pseudochaenichthys georgianus chromosome 18, fPseGeo1.2, whole genome shotgun sequence genomic DNA carries:
- the LOC117463413 gene encoding ras-associated and pleckstrin homology domains-containing protein 1-like isoform X1, translated as MKMTVSSSAVSLSALSLDPALTEEERMAKKREYWRIKKREQRAARLKQGVLHARATAAVQRRRAQKQAAETTASPGGSLTGNARPLPDNGGPITPNANEIKQESEPVPAVDLNSQPEHAICPKSSPPTSPPPPPAPQPEPDPALGPDSQATTLLAVASMKKLLEESLSTVTHIKVESKEEASQQETEPTSPQNEGAPIAADLTLEIKSWQPDSDALVPAGSQSPPLKDAPQSSDTPPHPPNSNEVVLNPTCDHSSQTPSHFILDPSVEASDIPSSPHRTLSLPTKTESHESSCSPEPPKLHHLPMVQPQPRQQHCEQHIQEEGQSSPSAGGYCGVGPEHSGMMSLQRKREYWKLMKRQQRARLRARQRERQAECSSRPKHMQAPGRLLTNTVKGGHPPVKRPLQPRRPPSSLSAVSGVPTLLAVSPTTCSANRPPDRIQVKLPVPPASRPPRTQQNHMDTGQMVSTYQGDHENQQGMTQKWTLSRTGVHKPPFPPPLKPPENPLSSINLQPIEPPHAPSSSPIKIPCAQLQRATHIIQAHTPTCSMVPPKAIPGESEEDFLRRKREYWRVKKKEQRARKAIREMGGRTPNHLRSILPAQGLHTQSGGPWGSSSEESGHFVSTSKDTDPASFPFSGFSAAAEDESDLLFADYDQDEEEGPVSDAVWRNRYLMDHDPLNQLLVCMVCGELQYSHSLEGVRAHIDEAHPHTLSLEPGEQRQILEAWDEQVSRRERFFTSQLQQHSAD; from the exons ATGAAAATGACCGTCTCGAGTAGCGCGGTGTCTCTGTCGGCGCTCTCTCTGGATCCAGCGCTaacggaggaggagaggatggcTAAGAAGAGGGAGTACTGGAGGATAAAGAAACGAGAGCAGAGGGCAGCTCGGCTGAAGCAGGGGGTCTTACATGCCAGGGCCACGGCGGCCGTACAGAGGAGGAGGGCCCAGAAGCAAGCAGCAGAAACCACTGCCTCGCCAGGTGGGAGTCTCACAGGAAACGCACGGCCTCTCCCCGACAACGGTGGGCCTATTACGCCAAATGCAAATGAGATAAAGCAGGAGTCTGAGCCTGTGCCAGCAGTTGACCTAAATTCTCAACCAGAACATGCCATCTGTCCAAAAAGCAGCCCCCCCACCTCCCCACCACCACCTCCAGCGCCTCAGCCGGAGCCTGACCCAGCTCTGGGTCCAGACAGCCAGGCTACCACTCTGCTGGCCGTGGCCTCCATGAAGAAACTCCTGGAAGAGTCCCTGAGCACAGTGACCCACATTAAAGTCGAGTCAaaggaggaggcctcacagcaAGAGACGGAGCCCACCTCGCCCCAGAATGAGGGGGCTCCCATTGCTGCTGATTTGACATTGGAGATAAAAAGCTGGCAGCCAGATAGCGATGCTTTGGTACCGGCGGGGTCACAAAGCCCTCCTCTCAAAGATGCACCCCAAAGTAGCGACACACCTCCACATCCTCCCAACTCTAACGAGGTGGTCCTGAATCCCACCTGTGATCACTCATCCCAAACCCCTTCACATTTCATATTGGACCCCTCAGTGGAAGCCTCTGACATCCCATCTTCACCACACAGGACCCTGAGTCTTCCCACCAAAACAGAGAGCCATGAAAGCAGCTGTTCCCCAGAGCCACCAAAGCTACACCACCTACCCATGGTTCAACCGCAACCACGGCAACAACACTGTGAACAACACATTCAAGAAGAAGGCCAAAGCTCCCCGTCAGCTGGAGGGTACTGCGGCGTGGGGCCCGAGCACAGTGGGATGATGAGCctgcagaggaagagggagtacTGGAAGCTGATGAAGAGGCAGCAGAGGGCCAGGCTGAGAGCCAGGCAGAGGGAGAGGCAGGCGGAATGCAGCAGTCGGCCCAAACACATGCAG GCTCCAGGTCGGCTCCTCACCAACACTGTGAAGGGGGGGCATCCTCCGGTGAAGCGCCCCCTCCAGCCCCGGCgccccccctcctctctgtctGCAGTGAGTGGTGTCCCCACTCTCCTGGCGGTTAGCCCTACAACATGTAGCGCTAACCGGCCCCCTGACAGGATTCAGGTCAAGCTGCCCGTCCCCCCTGCCTCCCGCCCCCCCAGGACCCAGCAGAACCACATGGACACTGGGCAGATGGTGTCCACGTATCAAGGAGATCACGAGAATCAGCAAGGCATGACACAAAAGTGGACGTTAAGTCGCACAGGTGTACACAAACCCCCCTTCCCGCCTCCTCTGAAGCCCCCAGAGAACCCACTATCCAGCATCAACCTGCAACCTATTGAACCCCCCCACGCTCCGAGTTCCAGCCCAATAAAAATCCCTTGTGCTCAGCTTCAGCGCGCCACACACATCATACAAGCTCACACGCCCACATGCTCCATGGTTCCACCCAAGGCCATCCCAGGGGAGTCTGAGGAAGACTTcctgaggaggaagagggagtACTGGAGGGTAAAGAAGAAGGAGCAGAGAGCCAGGAAGGCCATCCGGGAGATGGGGGGGAGAACCCCCAACCACCTGAGGTCCATCCTGCCCGCGCAGGGTCTGCACACACAG AGTGGCGGTCCGTGGGGGAGCTCCTCTGAGGAGTCGGGACACTTCGTGAG CACGTCAAAGGACACCGACCCAGCATCCTTTCCCTTCTCCGGCTTCTCAGCTGCAGCAGAAG ATGAGTCGGATCTTCTGTTTGCAGACTATGaccaggatgaagaggagggtccGGTCTCTGACGCCGTGTGGAGGAACCGCTACCTCATGGACCACGACCCTCTGAACCAGCTGCTGGTGTGCATGGTGTGCGGGGAGCTGCAGTACTCCCACAGCCTGGAGGGGGTGAGGGCCCACATCGACGAGGCCCACCCCCACACCCTGAGCCTGGAGCCTGGGGAGCAGCGGCAGATCCTGGAGGCCTGGGACGAGCAGGTGTCCCGGAGAGAGCGCTTCTTCACCagccagctgcagcagcacagcGCCGACTGA
- the LOC117463413 gene encoding ras-associated and pleckstrin homology domains-containing protein 1-like isoform X2: MKMTVSSSAVSLSALSLDPALTEEERMAKKREYWRIKKREQRAARLKQGVLHARATAAVQRRRAQKQAAETTASPGGSLTGNARPLPDNGGPITPNANEIKQESEPVPAVDLNSQPEHAICPKSSPPTSPPPPPAPQPEPDPALGPDSQATTLLAVASMKKLLEESLSTVTHIKVESKEEASQQETEPTSPQNEGAPIAADLTLEIKSWQPDSDALVPAGSQSPPLKDAPQSSDTPPHPPNSNEVVLNPTCDHSSQTPSHFILDPSVEASDIPSSPHRTLSLPTKTESHESSCSPEPPKLHHLPMVQPQPRQQHCEQHIQEEGQSSPSAGGYCGVGPEHSGMMSLQRKREYWKLMKRQQRARLRARQRERQAECSSRPKHMQAPGRLLTNTVKGGHPPVKRPLQPRRPPSSLSAVSGVPTLLAVSPTTCSANRPPDRIQVKLPVPPASRPPRTQQNHMDTGQMVSTYQGDHENQQGMTQKWTLSRTGVHKPPFPPPLKPPENPLSSINLQPIEPPHAPSSSPIKIPCAQLQRATHIIQAHTPTCSMVPPKAIPGESEEDFLRRKREYWRVKKKEQRARKAIREMGGRTPNHLRSILPAQGLHTQSGGPWGSSSEESGHFVSTSKDTDPASFPFSGFSAAAEDYDQDEEEGPVSDAVWRNRYLMDHDPLNQLLVCMVCGELQYSHSLEGVRAHIDEAHPHTLSLEPGEQRQILEAWDEQVSRRERFFTSQLQQHSAD, encoded by the exons ATGAAAATGACCGTCTCGAGTAGCGCGGTGTCTCTGTCGGCGCTCTCTCTGGATCCAGCGCTaacggaggaggagaggatggcTAAGAAGAGGGAGTACTGGAGGATAAAGAAACGAGAGCAGAGGGCAGCTCGGCTGAAGCAGGGGGTCTTACATGCCAGGGCCACGGCGGCCGTACAGAGGAGGAGGGCCCAGAAGCAAGCAGCAGAAACCACTGCCTCGCCAGGTGGGAGTCTCACAGGAAACGCACGGCCTCTCCCCGACAACGGTGGGCCTATTACGCCAAATGCAAATGAGATAAAGCAGGAGTCTGAGCCTGTGCCAGCAGTTGACCTAAATTCTCAACCAGAACATGCCATCTGTCCAAAAAGCAGCCCCCCCACCTCCCCACCACCACCTCCAGCGCCTCAGCCGGAGCCTGACCCAGCTCTGGGTCCAGACAGCCAGGCTACCACTCTGCTGGCCGTGGCCTCCATGAAGAAACTCCTGGAAGAGTCCCTGAGCACAGTGACCCACATTAAAGTCGAGTCAaaggaggaggcctcacagcaAGAGACGGAGCCCACCTCGCCCCAGAATGAGGGGGCTCCCATTGCTGCTGATTTGACATTGGAGATAAAAAGCTGGCAGCCAGATAGCGATGCTTTGGTACCGGCGGGGTCACAAAGCCCTCCTCTCAAAGATGCACCCCAAAGTAGCGACACACCTCCACATCCTCCCAACTCTAACGAGGTGGTCCTGAATCCCACCTGTGATCACTCATCCCAAACCCCTTCACATTTCATATTGGACCCCTCAGTGGAAGCCTCTGACATCCCATCTTCACCACACAGGACCCTGAGTCTTCCCACCAAAACAGAGAGCCATGAAAGCAGCTGTTCCCCAGAGCCACCAAAGCTACACCACCTACCCATGGTTCAACCGCAACCACGGCAACAACACTGTGAACAACACATTCAAGAAGAAGGCCAAAGCTCCCCGTCAGCTGGAGGGTACTGCGGCGTGGGGCCCGAGCACAGTGGGATGATGAGCctgcagaggaagagggagtacTGGAAGCTGATGAAGAGGCAGCAGAGGGCCAGGCTGAGAGCCAGGCAGAGGGAGAGGCAGGCGGAATGCAGCAGTCGGCCCAAACACATGCAG GCTCCAGGTCGGCTCCTCACCAACACTGTGAAGGGGGGGCATCCTCCGGTGAAGCGCCCCCTCCAGCCCCGGCgccccccctcctctctgtctGCAGTGAGTGGTGTCCCCACTCTCCTGGCGGTTAGCCCTACAACATGTAGCGCTAACCGGCCCCCTGACAGGATTCAGGTCAAGCTGCCCGTCCCCCCTGCCTCCCGCCCCCCCAGGACCCAGCAGAACCACATGGACACTGGGCAGATGGTGTCCACGTATCAAGGAGATCACGAGAATCAGCAAGGCATGACACAAAAGTGGACGTTAAGTCGCACAGGTGTACACAAACCCCCCTTCCCGCCTCCTCTGAAGCCCCCAGAGAACCCACTATCCAGCATCAACCTGCAACCTATTGAACCCCCCCACGCTCCGAGTTCCAGCCCAATAAAAATCCCTTGTGCTCAGCTTCAGCGCGCCACACACATCATACAAGCTCACACGCCCACATGCTCCATGGTTCCACCCAAGGCCATCCCAGGGGAGTCTGAGGAAGACTTcctgaggaggaagagggagtACTGGAGGGTAAAGAAGAAGGAGCAGAGAGCCAGGAAGGCCATCCGGGAGATGGGGGGGAGAACCCCCAACCACCTGAGGTCCATCCTGCCCGCGCAGGGTCTGCACACACAG AGTGGCGGTCCGTGGGGGAGCTCCTCTGAGGAGTCGGGACACTTCGTGAG CACGTCAAAGGACACCGACCCAGCATCCTTTCCCTTCTCCGGCTTCTCAGCTGCAGCAGAAG ACTATGaccaggatgaagaggagggtccGGTCTCTGACGCCGTGTGGAGGAACCGCTACCTCATGGACCACGACCCTCTGAACCAGCTGCTGGTGTGCATGGTGTGCGGGGAGCTGCAGTACTCCCACAGCCTGGAGGGGGTGAGGGCCCACATCGACGAGGCCCACCCCCACACCCTGAGCCTGGAGCCTGGGGAGCAGCGGCAGATCCTGGAGGCCTGGGACGAGCAGGTGTCCCGGAGAGAGCGCTTCTTCACCagccagctgcagcagcacagcGCCGACTGA
- the LOC117463415 gene encoding uncharacterized protein, with protein sequence MPTAKDKAGSASHRYRPASEYDDATLTQKRQYWRTKKREQRARLTERRGKSSHNSQGGKFVHLHAPAAGNSTLSGSFAAFSSPLQSHDDSYKAVNVSPAPQTGKRVGDSSAEAAGRKEKWLSSMELNKVLPQFTASSSIPAKAARCSVGTVRGAVSRAVTAHSGTQLNPPSVPPVRVTRTTNGSSANTHLQPCVSMQGAPVPNTQNEAHVVLRILPKLSPPSVTAGMTTVSSPCVPVSIKTEGQTATPQSALVTTQSAKGVSNSHSAMEPEDQRAARRREQWRIKKREQRAKQAAQVARAREKTPSGEMTMARQTAQKAGLVGGAIQHLPSQSLLRGAVQKQCPTRVKASFPSAKRETYKPQSWAARLATVNLQTNRIAPQSPHGNSTPQTAITCNVISVRKRGETQRKLPSYVNISNVSKGIARCKTPRQRIIDAQRNFMNQRNIRCKSPFLSSVFGSRNMPQIDPNDTPEQIIAKRREYWRIKKREQRAKLSMEVRGRLIEKDSLMRRVKRYQDILEEIRRSRAMAQSGGSILTSEAIGGFIKEDGTLTTNIPQVSADHTAARRGEEEAAPISTPQHPPDAQQKGTTPIGVNQPPPPTSPYSGKSHLSSRWTVAQQAPETTVNQTKDST encoded by the coding sequence ATGCCAACTGCAAAAGACAAAGCTGGTTCAGCGTCCCACCGCTACCGGCCGGCCTCGGAATATGATGATGCCACCCTCACCCAAAAGAGACAATACTGGAGAACAAAGAAACGAGAACAGAGGGCCCGACTGACAGAGCGCAGAGGAAAGTCCTCACACAACAGTCAAGGGGGAAAGTTCGTACATCTACACGCCCCTGCAGCGGGGAATTCCACTCTATCCGGCTCTTTTGCtgctttctcctctcctttgcaGAGTCACGACGACTCGTACAAAGCAGTCAACGTATCTCCTGCACCACAGACTGGGAAAAGAGTGGGGGACAGCTCAGCTGAAGCCGCTGGCAGAAAGGAGAAATGGCTCAGTTCCATGGAACTCAACAAGGTCTTGCCTCAGTTCACTGCATCAAGTTCCATCCCTGCCAAAGCTGCTAGGTGCAGCGTAGGTACAGTAAGGGGTGCTGTGAGCAGAGCGGTCACCGCTCACAGTGGAACCCAGCTGAACCCCCCCTCAGTGCCTCCAGTCAGAGTGACCAGAACTACCAACGGCAGCTCCGCTAACACACACCTTCAGCCATGTGTGTCTATGCAGGGTGCGCCAGTCCCAAACACGCAGAATGAGGCACACGTTGTGTTACGCATTCTGCCCAAACTCTCACCCCCCAGTGTGACCGCAGGTATGACTACTGTGTCTTCTCCATGTGTCCCGGTTTCTATTAAAACAGAGGGCCAAACAGCGACACCTCAGAGTGCCTTGGTCACCACGCAGAGCGCTAAAGGTGTTAGCAACTCCCACTCTGCCATGGAGCCAGAGGACCAGAGAGCAGCCAGGCGCAGAGAGCAATGGCGGATCAAAAAGCGAGAGCAGAGGGCGAAGCAGGCAGCTCAGGTGGCTAGAGCGAGAGAAAAGACACCGAGCGGGGAGATGACGATGGCAAGGCAAACGGCACAGAAAGCAGGACTTGTAGGGGGCGCCATTCAGCATCTTCCATCTCAGTCGTTGTTGAGAGGAGCCGTCCAGAAGCAGTGTCCTACCCGGGTAAAAGCTTCCTTTCCATCTGCCAAAAGGGAAACGTATAAACCGCAAAGTTGGGCAGCAAGGTTAGCTACAGTTAACCTGCAAACAAATCGGATAGCACCACAAAGCCCACATGGGAACAGCACACCCCAGACAGCCATCACATGCAATGTTATATCCGTGAGAAAGCGAGGGGAGACCCAGAGAAAGCTTCCAAGTTATGTAAATATTTCGAATGTTTCCAAAGGGATCGCTCGTTGTAAAACACCTAGGCAAAGGATTATCGACGCCCAGAGGAATTTCATGAATCAAAGAAACATAAGATGTAAATCCCCGTTTCTGTCTTCAGTCTTTGGAAGCAGAAACATGCCCCAAATCGACCCCAACGACACGCCTGAGCAGATCATAGCCAAACGGCGAGAGTATTGGCGGATAAAGAAGCGCGAGCAGCGAGCTAAGCTGTCAATGGAAGTGAGGGGTCGTTTGATTGAGAAGGACTCTCTGATGCGAAGAGTGAAGCGTTACCAGGACATCCTAGAGGAGATAAGGAGGTCCAGAGCCATGGCCCAATCGGGAGGAAGCATCCTGACCTCTGAGGCCATTGGAGGGTTCATCAAAGAGGACGGGACACTGACCACTAACATTCCCCAGGTTTCTGCGGATCACACTGCAGCACGTAGAGGTGAAGAAGAAGCTGCCCCCATCTCAACGCCTCAGCACCCACCTGATGCTCAACAGAAAGGCACCACACCCATTGGTGTaaaccagccccccccccccacctcgcCCTACTCAGGTAAGAGTCACCTTTCCTCCCGCTGGACAGTCGCTCAACAAGCCCCCGAGACTACTGTCAATCAGACCAAGGACTCCACTTGA